One window from the genome of Cyclobacterium amurskyense encodes:
- a CDS encoding L-threonylcarbamoyladenylate synthase — MAAVFIKLYPENPDPRKISQIIDVLRRGGVIIYPTDTVYGMGCDIFNQKAIERIGLIKGVKPKKEHFSFICYDLSNISEYTRTLSTPVFKLMKKALPGPYTFILAANNKVPKLLNSKKKTVGIRVPDHSIPRLLVKELGQPILTTSIRDEDDVIEYSTDPELIYEKYKDLVDVVIDGGYGNNVASTVVDCSGDQIEVVREGLGDISEII; from the coding sequence CCTGACCCACGAAAAATTAGTCAGATTATAGACGTCCTTCGGAGAGGGGGAGTAATCATATATCCTACAGACACAGTGTACGGTATGGGTTGTGATATATTCAATCAAAAAGCAATAGAAAGAATTGGTCTGATAAAAGGAGTGAAACCTAAAAAGGAGCATTTCTCGTTTATATGTTATGACCTAAGTAATATTTCTGAATATACCAGAACACTGAGTACTCCGGTATTTAAATTAATGAAAAAGGCACTTCCGGGACCCTATACTTTTATTTTGGCAGCAAACAATAAGGTGCCAAAATTGCTTAATAGTAAGAAAAAAACAGTAGGAATAAGAGTGCCTGATCACAGTATTCCCCGATTGCTAGTAAAGGAACTTGGTCAGCCTATACTAACCACCTCAATCCGGGATGAGGATGATGTAATAGAATACAGTACAGATCCTGAGCTGATTTATGAAAAATACAAAGACCTCGTAGATGTAGTCATTGACGGGGGATATGGCAATAATGTAGCCTCAACAGTTGTTGATTGTTCAGGTGATCAAATTGAAGTAGTAAGGGAAGGCCTGGGAGATATTTCTGAAATAATCTGA